Proteins encoded together in one Bacteroidota bacterium window:
- a CDS encoding DUF493 domain-containing protein, producing MSENNGKPDPNKIKYPVNYQLKLIMDNAIPVDENIKNISAKLNELQIKFGSFNSRLSAKSTYISFGVMVRIISADQFKILYEELKDVKGLKTAF from the coding sequence ATGAGTGAAAATAATGGGAAACCTGATCCAAACAAAATAAAATATCCGGTAAATTACCAACTAAAATTAATCATGGATAATGCAATCCCTGTGGATGAGAATATTAAAAATATAAGTGCAAAACTCAATGAGTTGCAGATTAAATTTGGCAGCTTTAACTCACGCTTAAGCGCAAAATCAACTTATATAAGCTTTGGTGTAATGGTCAGAATTATTTCTGCAGATCAATTTAAAATACTTTATGAGGAACTCAAAGATGTCAAGGGCTTAAAAACGGCATTTTAA
- the crcB gene encoding fluoride efflux transporter CrcB, which produces MNKIVALIIGGAAGTLLRFWVSGWAQRLFAGVFPWGTLTVNLLGSFLIGFFWGIFERGNISNNIRLFLFIGVFGGFTTFSTFALESLNLFKTGHVKFAIIYILASNILGLLFVYLGYILARWIAITNR; this is translated from the coding sequence ATGAATAAAATAGTGGCTCTAATCATTGGCGGCGCTGCGGGAACATTACTCAGATTTTGGGTATCTGGTTGGGCACAACGCTTATTTGCGGGCGTTTTTCCTTGGGGTACTTTGACTGTAAATTTGTTGGGGTCATTCCTGATTGGCTTCTTCTGGGGAATTTTTGAAAGAGGGAATATTTCGAACAATATCAGGTTATTTTTATTCATCGGTGTTTTTGGTGGATTCACTACTTTTTCAACATTTGCCCTTGAAAGTCTGAACCTTTTTAAAACCGGCCATGTTAAATTTGCAATAATCTACATCCTGGCATCTAATATCTTAGGACTATTATTTGTATATTTAGGATATATTCTGGCTAGATGGATAGCCATAACTAACAGATAA
- a CDS encoding DUF190 domain-containing protein produces the protein MEKSIDGILLRIFISENDTFKGSCLFELIVQKARECGMAGATVFRGIMGYCGKNQIQTSTILRLSENMPIVIEMVDTKENIQKFLPFLKEVVINGLVTTEKANIIIHPQTFD, from the coding sequence ATGGAAAAATCTATTGATGGAATTTTACTCCGGATCTTTATTAGTGAAAATGACACTTTCAAAGGATCGTGTTTATTTGAATTGATTGTTCAAAAGGCTAGGGAGTGCGGCATGGCCGGAGCCACTGTTTTTAGAGGTATTATGGGCTACTGTGGTAAAAATCAAATCCAAACATCCACCATTCTCAGACTTTCCGAAAACATGCCCATTGTCATTGAAATGGTTGACACCAAAGAAAACATCCAAAAATTTCTGCCTTTTCTAAAAGAAGTTGTTATCAATGGATTGGTCACAACCGAAAAAGCAAACATCATCATCCACCCACAGACTTTCGATTAA